From Rudanella lutea DSM 19387, a single genomic window includes:
- the rpsK gene encoding 30S ribosomal protein S11: MAQAKRKDKAKKRIVVVESVGQVHIKATFNNIIISITNLNGQVISWASAGKMGFKGSKKNTPYAAQTAAQNCAAVAHDLGMRKAEVFVKGPGAGRESAIRTIQNSGIEVTTIRDITPMPHNGCRPPKRRRV; this comes from the coding sequence ATGGCACAAGCAAAACGCAAAGACAAGGCGAAGAAGCGCATTGTAGTGGTTGAATCGGTTGGCCAGGTACACATCAAGGCTACCTTCAACAACATCATTATCTCAATCACCAACCTGAACGGTCAGGTAATCTCATGGGCATCGGCTGGTAAGATGGGCTTCAAAGGCTCAAAGAAAAACACTCCGTATGCCGCTCAGACTGCCGCTCAAAACTGTGCTGCTGTAGCCCACGATCTGGGTATGCGCAAAGCAGAGGTGTTCGTGAAAGGACCGGGTGCAGGCCGTGAGTCAGCTATCCGTACTATTCAGAACTCGGGTATCGAGGTAACTACAATCCGCGACATTACTCCGATGCCCCACAACGGCTGTCGGCCACCCAAACGCCGTCGCGTATAA
- the rpsD gene encoding 30S ribosomal protein S4, which translates to MARYTGPKAKISRKFGEPILGPSKALQKKNYAPGMHGRGRKRKQSEYAVQLLEKQKVKYIYGILERQFRALFHRAAVKDGITGENLLKFCEARLDNTVYRLGIAPSRRAARQLVSHKHIVVDGEVVNIPSYSLKPGQIISVREKSKSLEAISTSLSARNAKRYNWVEWDAQQLSGKFISYPERDQIPENVNEQLIVELYSK; encoded by the coding sequence ATGGCACGTTACACAGGACCAAAAGCCAAAATTTCGCGCAAGTTTGGCGAGCCTATCTTAGGCCCCAGCAAAGCGCTCCAGAAGAAAAACTATGCTCCCGGCATGCACGGGCGTGGTCGGAAGCGGAAGCAATCTGAATACGCAGTACAGCTGCTGGAGAAGCAAAAAGTAAAATATATCTACGGTATTCTTGAGCGGCAGTTCCGCGCCCTGTTTCACCGGGCCGCTGTTAAAGATGGTATCACCGGCGAAAACCTGCTCAAATTCTGCGAAGCTCGTCTCGATAACACCGTGTATCGTTTAGGTATTGCCCCCTCACGTCGGGCAGCCCGTCAGCTGGTTTCGCACAAACACATCGTAGTCGATGGCGAGGTAGTAAACATCCCTTCTTACTCGTTGAAGCCAGGTCAGATCATCAGCGTTCGCGAAAAGTCGAAGTCGCTTGAAGCTATCAGCACCAGCCTGTCAGCCCGTAATGCCAAGCGTTACAACTGGGTAGAGTGGGATGCTCAGCAACTCTCAGGTAAGTTTATCAGCTACCCTGAGCGCGATCAGATCCCAGAGAACGTAAACGAGCAGTTGATCGTCGAATTGTATTCGAAGTAA